The genomic DNA CATGAAAGATAACGAAATCATCAAACTTACCGAGAGTCCCCGCGATGCCCAGCAAGGCCTGCCCTACATCATCGCGCCCGAAAAGCGGGCTGGGTACATCAATACCCTGATGAAGGTAGGTTTTGATGTGATTGATTTCGGCAGTTTTGTTTCGCCCAAAGCAATACCGCAGATGGCCGATGCCGGCAGGGTGCTTGAAATGGTTGACAAAACAGGAAGTAACACCCGGCTGATGGCGATTGTGGGCAATCTGCGCGGAGGCAATGAGGCCGCCGCCCAACCCGGGTTGGACATCATCGGGTTTCCGTACTCCACTTCCGAAACTTTTCTGAAAAAAAATATCAATGCCGATGCCCGTCAGGCCGAAGCCATCATTGACGGGCTGCAGTCAATCTGTGCTGCCAACGGCAAAGAGCTCAGGGTATTCATTAGTCTGGCATTCGGCAACCCTTACAATGATGCCTGGAGTATAGATATTCTGTCGCATCAATTAGAAAAGCTCGGGCAAAAAGGAATTACAACCTTTACCCTGGCCGATACCATTGGCATTGCATCGGCGCCGCTGATTGGCGAAGTGTACACCTCGCTGCTGCAGCGGTTTCCCGCAATGGAATTCGGCCTGCACCT from Lentimicrobiaceae bacterium includes the following:
- a CDS encoding hydroxymethylglutaryl-CoA lyase; translated protein: MKDNEIIKLTESPRDAQQGLPYIIAPEKRAGYINTLMKVGFDVIDFGSFVSPKAIPQMADAGRVLEMVDKTGSNTRLMAIVGNLRGGNEAAAQPGLDIIGFPYSTSETFLKKNINADARQAEAIIDGLQSICAANGKELRVFISLAFGNPYNDAWSIDILSHQLEKLGQKGITTFTLADTIGIASAPLIGEVYTSLLQRFPAMEFGLHLHTRPGEWYAKLSAAWNAGCRWYEGVISGVGGCPMTGYDLVGNLDTLSLVSFLQEKNAHHHLNTELLLKAVRLAGEWNN